Below is a window of Fundidesulfovibrio magnetotacticus DNA.
GTGCGCGGCCTGCTCTCCCACGCCTCCCACGGGGCCATCATCTTCGACAGCCTGGCAGAACTGCAGGGCCACACCCTCGACCGGGCCGACTCCTACTTCCTGGCAGCCCAGACCACCCAGGACGAAGAGGAGTTCGAGCGCATACGCGACCACCTCTTCACCACCCTGGGCCGCGCCATCCCCGTGCTGCACACAATCTGCGACGCAACCCAGAAGCGCCAGGCCGAAGCCATCGCCCTGGCCCGGTCCGTTGACTTCATGGTGGTGGTGGGCGGGCGCGAATCCGGCAACACCCGCCGTCTGGCCAAAGTGGCCCAATCCCAGGGCACGCCGTGCGCCCTGGTGGAGACCGCCGCCGAACTGCCGCTTGAAAAGATGCGCGGGCTCTCCCGCATCGGCTTGACAGCGGGGGCGTCTACCCCCAAAAAGATTATCGATGCCGTGGAATCGGCCCTGCGCACGCTCTAGACCTGGAGGACTTCAATGGCCCAGACCAACATTCTCTTGGAAGCCGGCACAAACGAACTCGAAATCGTCGAGTTCTTCCTCGACGAGGCCTTGCCCGAGGACGCCCCGGCCGACAAGAAGTCCTACAAGGGCTACTACGGGGTCAACGTGGCCAAGGTGCTGGAGATCATCCGGTTGCCCAAGATCACGGCCCTGCCCGAGGTGTCGCACCCCTCCGTGCTTGGGGCGTTCAACCTGCGCAACCACATCATCCCCCTGGTGGACCTTTCGGTCTGGCTGGACAAGAACCGCGTGGAACTGGAATCGCCCAAGGTGATCGTCACGGAGTTCAACAA
It encodes the following:
- the ispH gene encoding 4-hydroxy-3-methylbut-2-enyl diphosphate reductase; its protein translation is MDVLRAETAGFCMGVDLALRKLDKLLAGNASEAPIYTFGPLIHNPQVLREYAQRGVRLCEDPEVIEPGAVVLIRAHGVPKGVFERLRARGAIIADATCPKVTKAQKLIARQADEGGILLLYGEEAHPEVRGLLSHASHGAIIFDSLAELQGHTLDRADSYFLAAQTTQDEEEFERIRDHLFTTLGRAIPVLHTICDATQKRQAEAIALARSVDFMVVVGGRESGNTRRLAKVAQSQGTPCALVETAAELPLEKMRGLSRIGLTAGASTPKKIIDAVESALRTL